From Panthera uncia isolate 11264 chromosome X, Puncia_PCG_1.0, whole genome shotgun sequence, the proteins below share one genomic window:
- the XIAP gene encoding E3 ubiquitin-protein ligase XIAP, which translates to MTFNSFEASKPCVPADLSKDEDFVEEFNRLKTFTNFPSNSPVSASTLARAGFLYTGEGDTVRCFSCHTAVDRWQYGDSAVGRHRKVSPNCRFINGFYFESHAAQPTNPGIQNGQYKAENYLGNRNHFVVDRPSETHADYLLRTGQVVDISDTIYPRNPAMYSEEARLKSFQNWPDYAHLTPRELASAGLYYTGIEDQVQCFCCGGKLKNWEPCDRAWSEHRRHFPNCFFVLGRNVNVRSESDVVSSDRNFPNSTNAPRNPAMADYEARIVTFGTWMYSVNKEQLARAGFYALGEGDKVKCFHCGGGLTDWKPSEDPWEQHAKWYPGCKYLLEEKGQDYVTNIHLTHSLEDSMVRAAEKMPSLTKRIDDAIFQDPMVQQAIRMGFNFRDIKKVMEEKIQTSGSNYKSLEILVTDLVSAQKDNTQDEPSQTSLQKEISAEEQLRLLQEEKLCKICMDRNIAVVFIPCGHLVTCKQCAEAVDKCPMCYTIITFKQKIFMS; encoded by the exons ATGACTTTTAACAGTTTTGAAGCATCTAAACCTTGTGTACCTGCAGATCTCAGTAAGGATGAAGACTTTGTAGAAGAGTTTAATAGATTAAAGACTTTCACTAATTTTCCAAGTAATAGTCCTGTCTCGGCATCAACGCTGGCACGAGCGGGTTTTCTGTATACCGGCGAAGGAGACACTGTGCGCTGCTTCAGCTGCCACACAGCAGTAGATAGATGGCAATATGGAGACTCAGCGGTTGGACGACACAGGAAAGTATCCCCAAATTGCAGATTTATCaatggcttttattttgaaagtcatGCTGCGCAACCTACAAACCCTGGTATCCAAAATGGTCAGTATAAAGCTGAAAACTATCTGGGAAACAGAAATCATTTTGTTGTAGACAGGCCATCTGAGACTCACGCAGACTATCTTTTGAGAACTGGACAGGTTGTAGATATATCAGACACCATATACCCGAGGAACCCCGCCATGTATAGTGAAGAAGCTAGATTAAAGTCGTTTCAGAACTGGCCAGACTATGCCCACCTGACCCCACGAGAGTTAGCTAGCGCTGGACTCTACTACACAGGTATTGAGGATCAAGTGCAGTGCTTTTGTTGTGGcggaaaactgaaaaattgggAACCTTGCGATCGTGCATGGTCAGAACACAGGCGGCACTTTCCTAATTGCTTCTTTGTTTTGGGCCGGAATGTGAATGTTCGAAGTGAATCTGATGTTGTGAGTTCTGATAGGAATTTCCCAAACTCGACAAATGCTCCAAGAAATCCAGCCATGGCAGATTATGAAGCACGGATCGTTACTTTTGGGACGTGGATGTACTCCGTTAACAAGGAGCAGCTTGCCAGAGCTGGATTTTATGCTTTAG GGGAAGGTGATAAAGTAAAATGCTTTCACTGTGGAGGAGGGCTAACTGATTGGAAGCCCAGTGAAGACCCTTGGGAACAACATGCTAAGTGGTATCCAGG GTGTAAATATCTGTTAGAAGAGAAGGGACAGGACTATGTAACCAATATTCATTTAACCCATTCACTTGAGGACTCTATG GTAAGAGCTGCTGAAAAAATGCCATCATTAACCAAAAGAATTG atgatGCCATCTTCCAAGATCCTATGGTACAGCAAGCTATACGAATGGGATTCAATTTCAGAGACATTAAGAaagtaatggaagaaaaaattcaGACATCTGGGAGCAACTATAAATCACTTGAGATTCTGGTTACAGACCTAGTGAGTGCTCAGAAAGACAATACGCAGGATGAACCAAGCCAGACCTCATTGCAGAAAG AGATTAGTGCCGAAGAGCAGCTAAGGCTCCTGCAAGAGGAGAAGCTTTGCAAAATCTGTATGGATAGAAATATTGCTGTGGTTTTTATTCCTTGTGGACATCTGGTCACTTGTAAACAATGTGCTGAAGCAGTTGACAAATGTCCCATGTGCTACACAATCATTACTTTCAAGCAAAAAATTTTTATGTCTTAA